The Parabacteroides timonensis sequence CTTCCTCTTCAGTAGTATCACATCCCCCTGAAAGTAACAGACTAAATGATAAACAGATAGCCGTAGAACAAAATTTAAAATTTAGCAACTTCATATCCCACAATAGTATTTATCAAAGATAAATAACTTGTAAATACATACACTACCCAGCACACCACTTTAATTATATTTAACTTATTTATTCTAATAATACAAACATACAATCGTTTATAATTCAATACGAGTGTAGACAATTTAAATATTTTGTACATTTGCAATATGAATAAGATATCAGAAAACACAACAAACAGGACAATAAAAATAGTATATTGTATTCCAGATCTATTCAGACCGGGAGGAATAGAAAGAATCATTTCCATGAAAACGAACTATCTCGCTGAATATAACAATGGAAACAGTTATGATATCACTATAATAACAACAGGTCAGGGGAAACGTCCTGCATATTATGAATTCTCAAATAAAATAAAATTTATTGATCTCGATATTAATTATGACGAGATCGTATCTTATTCTTTTCTGAAACGGACTTTGATACGTAGAGAAAAAAAGAAAAAGCACAAAACCAGATTGGAAAAAGTACTGAAAGATATCTCTGCGGATATTGTAATTTCCACATTTACGCATGATGCGACTTTTCTTCCATCAATAAAAGACGGGAGTAAAAAGATTTTAGAATTTCATTTTTCCAAAGGATATAAACTACAAAGATCTATAACAGAAAATTGGTCTTTCATTTTCAGATTGGCATATGGACTTCGTAGTTTTTGGGAAGAATATACTATACCTAAGAAATACGATGCATTCGTTGTCTTAACAAAAGAAGATAAAGCTGCCTGGGATGTAATTCGTCCCGATACCATTGCAATTCCTAATATTATACCATTATTATCAACAGATGTGTCGTCAAAAAACAACAAAATTGTTATTGCGGTAGGGAGACTTGACAACCAAAAAGGATTCGACCGTTTAATTGATCTTTGGGATCTGGTAAAAAAAGACAACCCAGATTGGTCTCTTCGTATTTTCGGGACAGGAGAAGATAAAGAAAAATTAGAGTTACAAATACAGAATAAAGGACTACAAAACCAGATAAAGATTTTTCCTCCAGAAAAAAATATTGCTCAAAGGTATTTAGAATCATCCATATTCGTCATGACTTCCAGATTTGAAGGTTTTCCGATGGTTTTACTGGAAGCAATGAGTTTTGGGTTACCTAGCGTGTCATACTCATTCAAATGCGGCCCCAAAGATGCAATAAAAGATGGAATAAATGGTTTTCTCGTAGAAGAAGGCGATAAAGTTGCATTTGCAGAAAAAATAAATATCCTGATGAAGGATCAAGCTCTCCGTAAACAAATGGGAAATAAAGCACATGAAGCCACCCAAAAATATACTTACAAAATAATCATGCAAAAATGGATCGATCTATTTCAAAATGTCTTAATCGGTAAATAACAAAGAATCGAAAACCTACATTTTTTTGAATTCAGCAATCAGTAAATCGACATTTGAAGTATTCATAGTTTCTTTAGATGCCAAATAAGAGTTAATATACTCAGCACGCTTCTGGGAATCCATTCTTTGTACTTCCATTGTATTCACATCTATTTCATCAATGTTATAAATAGATTTACCTAATACCACAGCCAATTTATTCAAAGTATTCTTTATTAAGCCATTCTTATTGTATTCATTATTAGTAATCAATTCAAATGGCTTATCATTCAAAATTGCAGATGAGACAGAATTACTAGAATGTAAAAAGACCATTGCTGCCTTTCGTACTAACGAGGCCGTATCTCCTTTCAATATTTTGCGGTTACCAAACTCAGTACCAATATAATTGGACTTAGGATGGGCAGCAATTACAACAGGCAAATTAAACCTTTTTTCCATTTTATCAAAAAATGCAGTCAAACTTTGTTGGTAACAATAAGCAGATATTTTTTCATATCCAAACATATAAATTAAATCAGGATGTAATGGAAAAAAGACATCTAAAAAAACAATATACTTATCTTCCGAATCAAATTCTAATGTTCTTTTATATGATTCATAATCAGGATGGTTAATAGGTACTCTATTCATAACTAAATAAGATGATGAAAAGATTTTATCATATCCCTTCACTTTATTTCTCTTTGTAAATAAATCAAATCTTCTTTGTTGTATTTGTCGCAGTAGTATATCAGGTATTCTGGAAATAGACAAACCAGCTAATTTAGACTTCAAAGGAACATTCAACACTGTATTTCCATACATATCGATTCGGACCATATAACATTGCTTATCCGATAACACCTTAAATAGAAATCTATTATTCCACGAATAATTAACTTCGACAATAAATATACTATTGACAATATCCTCAACATCCAAGATTCTTTTAAGCGAATCCAGATCATTTATCTTTTTTACATAAGATACTTCCAACTGATCAGCTAACTTAATACCTGGATATATAGCTTGAGATAAATCCCAATATTCCACATTAAAGCCAGCATTTATATATTCCTCTATATAAAAATTAGATCTGATCCGAATAGTTAATGGTTCATGACAAATAATTATTATTTTTTTTAACTGCTCAATCATAGCTATCATCATCTTAATTTATAAATTCTACGGCTATATAAGAAAACGAGAAAAGCTATTAAAAAGTTAATAACCATCGTTATATAAGCTGTATACATTATCGAATATCTTGTCAATAACAAAGATAGTAAAAAGTGCAAAATTGACATAAAGAAAGTAATAAACATTAACCCTTTCGTCTTCTTATAGTAAAAAAGATAATTTACAAATAAATAGTAAATACACTGAAACATAGCAGCCATACAGAGAGGAAATAAATAAGGAATGGAACCTGCATAGTTAGGGACCAATATCGGAATAAAAACAGAAGTTCCCAGACAAATCAGTATAGCTAATAAGAAAAAGAAAATCAACATCACTTTAGTCTGTTTCCATAAGCGATCTCGTGTATCAGTATTATTCTGGGCCAGATTTTTATAGATAAAGACAGAATTAGTTGCATTAAATGCAAAACCGACAATTTGAATAACATTCGCAAAATTGTAAGCAAAACTAAACAAACCGACATCCGATGTTACGAAAAAATAATTGATAATATATCTGTCAAGTCCTTGTCGTATCCAGGTGGATGTACTATGCGGTATTAATGGTAAGCCAAAATGTAATGCATCTTTAATCGATCGCTTATCCGGCCAAATCCTTTTTAAATATCCTCTCTTTATTAAAAAGATAATACTAATAAAGAAAAAGACAATACCAACCCCAACTTGTGCATATAAACGCCCTAACCAACCTTGTTGAAATGAAATAACTAAGACAAGTGTCAAAATAAAATTCAACAAAACAGTAGAAACGCTATACAAACCGTAAGAAACAGGTTTCTCTTCCAATCTCCATATATCCAGATTTATAGAGGAAAACACTTGCAAGTAACAAATCAGCAATGCCAACCATTGATATTCGACAGAAAGTCCAACCGCCAGTTTCAGAAAATGAGAAAAAATCAACAACAAAAAAGTAAAAAAACAAAGTGTCCCTGTTGATAATAACAACACTCCATTGAGTATTTTTCGAAACTGCTGCTTAGATGTTTTAAAAAATTCAACAGAAATAATACCGGTAGTATTTAAAGATATCAGCATACTCAAAAGAGTAACGAATGTATTAAACAAATTAAGCTCACCGTATTCTAACGGAGAAATAAAATTCGCAAGAATAATCAAAAGCAAAAAGTTAATCCCACTATTTAAAAATGAAAACATTGTAAACAATATCCCATTTTTAAATACGGTATTCGTACGTAGCTTTCTTAATTTGTTTCCTATAAACATAAATTCTATCTCACAAATACTTGATAATCTTTGTAGGTATACCCACTGCTATTTTTTCCCGAAGAAACGACCCGTATTCAGATCTAACTTATTCTATTCGAATATATCTCTGCACCAAAACTCTTTATCATATAGCGGTCCACCCTCCGTCAACTGCCAGATTTTGTCCGGTTATATACTTTGCTTCGTCAGAGAGAAGAAAAGAAACTGCAGGAGCTATATCATCGGGGTTCCCCATTCTTCCCATCGGTACCTTTTCATTATAACGCCTTAGGAAAGATTCATGCTGATGATCAAAAATTCCACCAGGAGAAACACAGTTAACACGTATATTTTTTCTTCCATAATAAGACGCCAAATAACGTGTAAAATTAATAATTCCGCCTTTTATTGCCGAATAAGCAGCAGGAGATGTCCCACCATATTCTTCATATAGAGTAAAATCATTTCCAACAATACCATAAATAGAAGCTATGTTAACAATAGCTCCCTTTTTCTCTTTCGCCATATATTTTAAAACATACTGGCAAAACTCGAAGCAACTATTCATTTGCATATCTACATTTTGCTTCCACGAGACAGGGTTAATATCTTCAAAAAAAGCACCCCAATCTTTCGTTCGTGGATAAGCACTATTTACAAGTCCATCAATATGTCCAAAATAGGTATAAATCTCTTCAACAGCATTTCTAATAGAAGCGCTATCTGAGACATCGACATTTATCGTCCCATTCGATAAATCAGTCGAAACATTAATATCTGCATTTATTGCATATCCGCCTTTTCTCTTGATATCGTCAACTATTTCCCGACCAATCAGTCCGGAACCACCTGTAACTATTATTATTTTATCTTTTAGTATCATCTGTCAAACAAATTTTTAAAACATTAAAAGCATCGCATATAGTATTTTGAGAGACTGTTTTTCTTTCTTCAATCAATTGCAAAACATAGTCCATCTGTGCCAAATAAGTATCTCCAATAACCTGATCCGATGAAAATACAACATTATCGCCACATATTATTTTATTTGTGAGCAAATCAACCGACCATGTTTCATCTTCAAACACCAATTCTAATGTACGCTTTGTATCTTTCCTGTAATAATTTAAAACAACATTTGCACAAAAAGAATCATATTCCAAACAATAATTTGCATAGTCATAGGCATCTATACATAATGTAGAACGACTGGAAAAAATCGAATGAACATTTCGAGGCATATTGAAAAACCAATATAAATAATCCAATTCATGAATTAAATCAAGATGAACACCTCCCCCCATAGAGGATATTGCACTATAATTTTTTCGGTAATCTACTCCCGCACGCCAATCGGGCAAAAAAGATCCGCAATAAACATTCACCTCATTAAGGCATTTCTTTTTTTCAGATAACACCTCTTTAACAAACTTCAAACAATCCAGAAAACGCAAATTACATGCTACATAAGTCAATTGTCCGGATCTTTCTACTTTATGTACTAAATCTTCAATAGCAAGAGAATGATATAACGGCTTTTCGATGAACAAAGGTATTTGTAAATCCAACAATCTCTCTATCGCCCATTTATGTTCTGATGTAGGATTAGATATTATTACAAAATCAAGATTCAAATCTACTAATTCTTCCCAGGAATATATATCCTTAACGCCATCAAAAGACAAAGAAGAAGATGAAGAACGCAAAGCATAGACAAGCATATCCGGCCTTAATTTTCTTAAAGCAGATAGATGCTTTTTTGCAATAGATCCTAAACCTACAATTAAAACAGTCATAAATCAAAATCAAGCTTATTGTTTGTAATCAAATAAGATATAATTTCAAAATCAATTGGATGATCCAAATCAAAGCAAATGTGTGGGACTCTATATATCAATGATTTATCCGTTATAGCCCCTTTATATCCCAAATCAAAAAAAGCTCTCCTGTAAAAGTAGAACGACGCATTCAGGTCATAGGTCAGCGGAGCTGACTGACGGGTGAATACATCTCCTTCAGGTCTCTTTACCTGGGCAAAATAACCATTAGATTTTTGTTCTACCATATTAAAATAAGGACTACGATTTGCATCGCTGACAGAAAACAGATTGATAGCTGATGGATCTTGCTCCAACAGTTTATAAGCTTCACATAAATCCAAAACGTTACGCAAAGGAGAAGTAACATCTAAATCTAATATATACTCGTACGTCTCTGAATTCTTCTTCTCGTGATATAATAATAAATCTTTTATTGCATCTATCTTACCCACTTTATCCCCTGCCAAAAAATCAGGCCGGATATAGTCAGTGGATAATCCAAAATTTTCTGCAACTTTTCTAATTTCTTCAGAATCGGTCGACAAAGCGATATCTACTGAACCCAATTTATCCTTAAACGACTTAGCGACATCTATTGTATAAGCAATCAAAGGCTTTCCGTTCAATGCTTTTATATTTTTACCGGGAATTCCTTTAGAGCCCCCACGTGCACATATTGTTATTAAAAATTTTCTCATTTTTCCCAACTATCCTATCACAAATGTTTTACTAATTCTCTGGCTTTTTTCAAATCTTCATGCTGCCCTATATCGATCCAATAACCAGTTAGAGGAAATCGTATTACCTTATATCCTTTTCCAATCAATAAATCAATAAAGTCCGTCGCATTATAAAATTCACCAAAAGGAATCAAGTCCAGCAAGTTTTTCTTTATCAGATAAATACCTGCATTCGCATAATAATTAATCGTTGGTTTCTCCTTTATTCCGATTATATCATGTCCTGATAATTCAAAAACACCATAAGGAATATTTACCGAATATGGTACAGCTGCTACAGACATATCTGCATCATTATTCATAAAATGCAGAAAAAAGTCTTCATAATCAATATTTGTGAACAAATCCGAATTCATAACCAAAATCACATCATTGGTAAATGTATCCACAAATTTAACAGAACCGATCGTTCCTAAATATTGAGGTTCTCTGATACATTTAACTTTAACAATACCTCTTTGGTTTGAAAAATAAGCTTCGATCTGTTCTTTCAGATAATTAACCGTAACAGATATATTATCCACCCCAAAATTCATCAAACGATCGATATTATAATCGATAATAGGTTTATCTCCTACAAAAAGTAAAGGTTTAGGAGTTTTTTCCGTCAAAGGACGCAATCTTTCCCCTTTTCCTCCAGCCATCAAAACTGCATCTATAGGCAGTATTGACTTATTCTTTTTCAGATTATATATTTTATCGATTTTGCCATCTTCTGTTAATAAGGGCACTAAAGTTATTCCCAATTCTTTGAACTTTTTTATAGATGGCACCTCAATTTTCCCAGATTTAACAAAACAAAAATTACGATTCATTGCCTCAGAGACTGGTCCTTCCAAAGTACCACCATCAATTAACCATCTACGTATATCTCCATCCGTCAAAGTTCCGATCATCTCTTCCCTTTCATTTACAACAAACAAAGTCAAAATATCATTTGACAATTTATTTAATGCATTTAGAGCTTCACGAATAGATGCAGTATTGTTTATTATATATTTTAACCACTCTTTCATTTTATGAATTATAAAAAGTTTTTTGAATAATACCTTCTAAAGGATATGATCTCAGAACTTTAATTATAAATTCGATAGTATTATTTTTTTCATACGGATTATTCCGTGCTTTTGCAACTTTCATAATCTCTTCTGAAAAAAGTCTGTCAAACCCTGTATTTATTTCCTCCTGTGTTGTTCCGCAATGAACAACACTAGCAGCAGCAATACGTCCTTTTTGTCTGTCACCGATATCCAACGTGGGAATACCAAAACTCGGTACTTCCAATATTCCACTGGAAGAGTTCCCTACTACGGCAGATACGTAGTTCAACGCTGAAAGATAACGAATTTTACCTAAAGAAGTAAAAGCAACAGCTCTATTTTTATTGCGGGAAACAAAATCCTGCATACACTCCATTATAATCCGTCCTCCTGTATCTGAGTTCGGTAATGTAAATAAAATTTTATATTCAGGATGTCGCTCTAAAACAGCCAACAGATTATTGCACTGTTGACGAGCTGTATCATGCTCCAAGGTTACAGGATGATAAGTTACCAATAAACTTTTATCTCCTAAATTAAAGTTCAGACTTTTCTCCAGTTCTTCCTTTGATAAAAAGGTACATTTTTTTATATTATCTAATCCGATAGCGCCTACATTAAATACTCGCTCCGGCGATTCTCCCAATTGAATAACCCTTTTCCGATAATCTTCCGTAGCTGTAAAATGTAAATGACTCATTTTGGTAATAGCATGACGTATAGAGTCATCATATGCACCTTCTGTTAT is a genomic window containing:
- a CDS encoding glycosyltransferase family 4 protein, coding for MNKISENTTNRTIKIVYCIPDLFRPGGIERIISMKTNYLAEYNNGNSYDITIITTGQGKRPAYYEFSNKIKFIDLDINYDEIVSYSFLKRTLIRREKKKKHKTRLEKVLKDISADIVISTFTHDATFLPSIKDGSKKILEFHFSKGYKLQRSITENWSFIFRLAYGLRSFWEEYTIPKKYDAFVVLTKEDKAAWDVIRPDTIAIPNIIPLLSTDVSSKNNKIVIAVGRLDNQKGFDRLIDLWDLVKKDNPDWSLRIFGTGEDKEKLELQIQNKGLQNQIKIFPPEKNIAQRYLESSIFVMTSRFEGFPMVLLEAMSFGLPSVSYSFKCGPKDAIKDGINGFLVEEGDKVAFAEKINILMKDQALRKQMGNKAHEATQKYTYKIIMQKWIDLFQNVLIGK
- a CDS encoding lipopolysaccharide biosynthesis protein, encoding MFIGNKLRKLRTNTVFKNGILFTMFSFLNSGINFLLLIILANFISPLEYGELNLFNTFVTLLSMLISLNTTGIISVEFFKTSKQQFRKILNGVLLLSTGTLCFFTFLLLIFSHFLKLAVGLSVEYQWLALLICYLQVFSSINLDIWRLEEKPVSYGLYSVSTVLLNFILTLVLVISFQQGWLGRLYAQVGVGIVFFFISIIFLIKRGYLKRIWPDKRSIKDALHFGLPLIPHSTSTWIRQGLDRYIINYFFVTSDVGLFSFAYNFANVIQIVGFAFNATNSVFIYKNLAQNNTDTRDRLWKQTKVMLIFFFLLAILICLGTSVFIPILVPNYAGSIPYLFPLCMAAMFQCIYYLFVNYLFYYKKTKGLMFITFFMSILHFLLSLLLTRYSIMYTAYITMVINFLIAFLVFLYSRRIYKLR
- a CDS encoding SDR family oxidoreductase yields the protein MILKDKIIIVTGGSGLIGREIVDDIKRKGGYAINADINVSTDLSNGTINVDVSDSASIRNAVEEIYTYFGHIDGLVNSAYPRTKDWGAFFEDINPVSWKQNVDMQMNSCFEFCQYVLKYMAKEKKGAIVNIASIYGIVGNDFTLYEEYGGTSPAAYSAIKGGIINFTRYLASYYGRKNIRVNCVSPGGIFDHQHESFLRRYNEKVPMGRMGNPDDIAPAVSFLLSDEAKYITGQNLAVDGGWTAI
- a CDS encoding Gfo/Idh/MocA family protein, translating into MTVLIVGLGSIAKKHLSALRKLRPDMLVYALRSSSSSLSFDGVKDIYSWEELVDLNLDFVIISNPTSEHKWAIERLLDLQIPLFIEKPLYHSLAIEDLVHKVERSGQLTYVACNLRFLDCLKFVKEVLSEKKKCLNEVNVYCGSFLPDWRAGVDYRKNYSAISSMGGGVHLDLIHELDYLYWFFNMPRNVHSIFSSRSTLCIDAYDYANYCLEYDSFCANVVLNYYRKDTKRTLELVFEDETWSVDLLTNKIICGDNVVFSSDQVIGDTYLAQMDYVLQLIEERKTVSQNTICDAFNVLKICLTDDTKR
- a CDS encoding acylneuraminate cytidylyltransferase family protein — protein: MRKFLITICARGGSKGIPGKNIKALNGKPLIAYTIDVAKSFKDKLGSVDIALSTDSEEIRKVAENFGLSTDYIRPDFLAGDKVGKIDAIKDLLLYHEKKNSETYEYILDLDVTSPLRNVLDLCEAYKLLEQDPSAINLFSVSDANRSPYFNMVEQKSNGYFAQVKRPEGDVFTRQSAPLTYDLNASFYFYRRAFFDLGYKGAITDKSLIYRVPHICFDLDHPIDFEIISYLITNNKLDFDL
- a CDS encoding nucleotidyltransferase family protein → MKEWLKYIINNTASIREALNALNKLSNDILTLFVVNEREEMIGTLTDGDIRRWLIDGGTLEGPVSEAMNRNFCFVKSGKIEVPSIKKFKELGITLVPLLTEDGKIDKIYNLKKNKSILPIDAVLMAGGKGERLRPLTEKTPKPLLFVGDKPIIDYNIDRLMNFGVDNISVTVNYLKEQIEAYFSNQRGIVKVKCIREPQYLGTIGSVKFVDTFTNDVILVMNSDLFTNIDYEDFFLHFMNNDADMSVAAVPYSVNIPYGVFELSGHDIIGIKEKPTINYYANAGIYLIKKNLLDLIPFGEFYNATDFIDLLIGKGYKVIRFPLTGYWIDIGQHEDLKKARELVKHL
- the neuC gene encoding UDP-N-acetylglucosamine 2-epimerase; this translates as MRKICVVTGSRAEYGLLSGLMQEIKQSEDLVLQVIATNMHLSPEFGLTYREIEKDGFVIDKKVEMLLSSDTANATVKSVGLGVIGFADAYNDLSPDIIVVLGDRYEILAAVSAALFYRIPVAHLHGGEITEGAYDDSIRHAITKMSHLHFTATEDYRKRVIQLGESPERVFNVGAIGLDNIKKCTFLSKEELEKSLNFNLGDKSLLVTYHPVTLEHDTARQQCNNLLAVLERHPEYKILFTLPNSDTGGRIIMECMQDFVSRNKNRAVAFTSLGKIRYLSALNYVSAVVGNSSSGILEVPSFGIPTLDIGDRQKGRIAAASVVHCGTTQEEINTGFDRLFSEEIMKVAKARNNPYEKNNTIEFIIKVLRSYPLEGIIQKTFYNS